From the bacterium genome, one window contains:
- a CDS encoding NFACT family protein: MDYFTICAQRKQTGDSFAGRKVETVRLHGNHAVFIGFEGDRALKLSGVPGMPYLHTVEKRYIPSRNARDWHLSKFAGTVLESVGIIPGDRVLFLRFDSGMRLVFELTGRYANIVAVNPDGIIAGSTRVITGRISGYREIRPGVKYIPPPAREYIDLVWGVLPELEKRLFAAESAIEEALAVSVCSGSRPFAREAVFRCGLDPSLKPGDLSPDDTLKLFRTVAVLVDRIEKGGEGGTVIMGADGLPRDVFPLPMESAGVGDTFYKNLDDAVIRYSLDRERGLEFRQLRHTITSALNREEKRILSTIGKIDAERGGESEAELLDRHGNTILANPHRIKRGMTSATLDDPYSPGGGQITVELDPALDGPGNAERFFQRARKLRAASKHAEERIASLRRRLETLRAESSRAESLEDLKELRTIADRYVRTGEPGRAYEAEEPFPRRFVSASGLEIIVGRNDSENDELVRWARKNDIWLHAQGVGGSHVILRSPGKQNPDHRSLEEAASVAAYYSKAKTSAVVPVVWTAVKYVVKRKGQGPGQVTYTREKVLFVEPGIRGKEGENKE; the protein is encoded by the coding sequence GTATCTCCATACGGTCGAGAAGCGCTACATTCCCTCCCGTAACGCCCGCGACTGGCACCTGTCGAAATTTGCGGGGACTGTTCTCGAATCTGTCGGGATCATCCCCGGCGACCGCGTTCTGTTCCTCCGCTTCGATTCCGGCATGAGGCTCGTATTCGAGCTGACCGGCCGTTACGCAAACATCGTCGCAGTGAATCCGGATGGCATCATCGCCGGTTCAACCCGTGTCATCACAGGACGTATCAGCGGATACCGTGAAATCCGCCCGGGAGTGAAATATATCCCTCCGCCCGCGCGGGAATACATCGATCTTGTATGGGGAGTCCTGCCGGAGTTGGAAAAACGGCTGTTCGCTGCCGAATCGGCCATCGAGGAGGCGCTCGCGGTCTCGGTATGCTCGGGGAGTCGTCCCTTTGCCCGTGAGGCGGTCTTCCGGTGCGGACTCGATCCATCTCTCAAACCCGGAGACCTTTCTCCCGATGACACGCTGAAGCTGTTCAGGACTGTTGCCGTGCTTGTCGACCGCATCGAAAAGGGCGGCGAAGGCGGCACGGTCATCATGGGCGCTGACGGTCTTCCCCGCGATGTCTTCCCCCTGCCCATGGAATCCGCAGGTGTAGGCGACACCTTCTATAAAAATCTCGACGATGCGGTTATCCGCTACTCCCTCGACCGTGAACGGGGGCTGGAATTCCGCCAGCTCAGGCATACAATCACCTCCGCCCTGAACCGTGAGGAAAAACGGATTCTCTCCACTATCGGCAAAATCGATGCCGAGCGCGGCGGCGAATCGGAGGCCGAACTCCTTGACCGTCACGGCAATACGATTCTCGCGAACCCGCACCGTATCAAAAGGGGCATGACATCGGCCACACTCGATGACCCGTACAGCCCGGGCGGCGGGCAGATCACGGTTGAGCTCGATCCCGCGCTCGATGGTCCCGGGAATGCGGAACGGTTTTTCCAGCGCGCCCGCAAACTCAGGGCTGCCTCGAAACACGCGGAAGAACGTATCGCAAGCCTCCGGAGACGTCTGGAGACCTTACGGGCCGAGAGCTCCCGCGCGGAATCGCTCGAGGATCTGAAAGAGCTCAGAACGATTGCGGACAGGTATGTCCGTACCGGCGAGCCGGGCCGTGCATACGAGGCTGAGGAGCCTTTCCCGCGGCGGTTCGTCTCGGCTTCGGGACTCGAGATCATTGTGGGACGAAACGACAGTGAGAACGACGAGCTTGTACGCTGGGCGCGTAAAAACGACATCTGGCTCCATGCTCAGGGAGTCGGCGGCTCCCATGTCATCCTCCGCTCACCGGGGAAGCAGAATCCCGATCACCGGAGTCTCGAAGAGGCGGCATCCGTTGCCGCGTACTACTCGAAGGCGAAAACCTCGGCTGTCGTCCCCGTGGTGTGGACAGCGGTCAAGTATGTGGTCAAGCGGAAAGGACAGGGACCCGGGCAGGTTACCTACACGAGGGAGAAGGTGCTGTTCGTCGAGCCGGGAATCAGAGGAAAAGAAGGGGAGAATAAGGAATAG